In Caldisericum sp., the genomic stretch GCTGCAATGGAAAAACTCGCAAAAAGAGAAGGAAAACTTGGCGAACTTCTGTTCAATGGTGTTAAGGAAGCCTCACAAAAACTCGGTAAGGATTCTTACAAATTTGCGCTTGAAGTAAAGGGCTTAGAGCCACCTGCTTACGATGTTAGAGGTTTAAAGGGAATGGCTCTTGCAATTGCCGTTTCTGTAAGAGGAGCATGCCATTTGACAGGTGGTATCTATGCACCAGAACTAACCGGCAAGTTCTGGAAATTATCAAATGTTGATAGACTTTCTACAAACTGGAAAGGCTATGAGGTTAAAACCGGCGAAGACTTTATGACCGTTTACGATACGATTGGAATGTGTAAGTTCTCAAGAAGTCTTTTCTGGCTTGAAGATGAAATGTTAGAAGGAATAGAAGCAGTTACGGGTATAAAAATGGGTGTTGATTGGATAATGACAATCGGTGAGCGTATATACAATCTCCAAAAACTCTTCAATGTAAGAGAAGGATTTGGGAGAAAAGATGACTATCTTCCTTATAGAGTTACTCATGACCCTATCTCAAATGGCGTAAGCAAAGGGCATTATGTTACCGAGGAAGAACTTCAGAAGATGCTTGACGAATACTATATGGCAAGGGGATGGTCTAAGGAAGGAATACCCACAAAGATGCATTTAAAGAGACTTGGACTTGGTAAGGAATCTGAGGAGTTTGGTGCACCTATTTAAAAGATGATTAAGATACTTGTTGTTTCTGATATCCATTTTCCAGATAGAATATCAGTAATTCCTGATTTAAGCGCATATGTAAAGGATGTGAATGCGATTTTTGCATTGGGTGATTTTACTTCTATTGAAGTTCTAAATTACTTAAATTCATTTAAAAAGGTTGTTTATGCAGTTTTTGGAAATATGGACGAACCTTTGATAAAAGAACATCTTAAAGATAAGATTAGTGTGGAGATAGGTGGCTTAAGAGTATGTCTTACGCATGGTAGCGGCGGACCAAAAGGTATTGAAGAGAGGATTAAAGCAAGTTTTGAAAAGCATTGCGATGCTTATGTTTTCGGGCATACGCATCAACCTATGAATAAGTATATTAATGAATCGCTGTTTTT encodes the following:
- a CDS encoding YfcE family phosphodiesterase, with translation MIKILVVSDIHFPDRISVIPDLSAYVKDVNAIFALGDFTSIEVLNYLNSFKKVVYAVFGNMDEPLIKEHLKDKISVEIGGLRVCLTHGSGGPKGIEERIKASFEKHCDAYVFGHTHQPMNKYINESLFFNPGSLAIQMPSLGFLFVEDGNIWGDIVYL